The Acidobacteriota bacterium genome contains a region encoding:
- a CDS encoding Na(+)-translocating NADH-quinone reductase subunit A, translating into MLHRNTKGLDLPIAGEPEHRIDTASPAHQVALLAADYPGMRPTMHMRVGDEVRRGQLLFEDKKTSGVRYTSPASGRVTAIHRGERRAFQSLVIQLDASELGGRADSVTFSAYTGRHPGSLTRTEVQELLLESGLWTALRARPFGRVANPAETPRSIFVTATDSNPHALPARLALEGQEAAFERGLRTVARLTQGPVFICESPASGFPVPSDSQFRREEFRGPHPSGTVGFHIHTLDPVDRNRLVWHLNFQDVVEIGRLFADGQLHPERIISLAGPSVRQPRLLRTRLGASTRDLTQGELTEGESRIISGSVLSGRTASGEAFGFLGRYHQQVSVLPENRSREFLGWLSPGVNRYSTINTYLSKLIPGRKFRFTTSTNGSSRAMVPIGMYERVFPFDILPTFVLRALLAGDTEKAVELGCLELDEEDLALCSFVCPGKVEYGPLLRQVLTTIEKEG; encoded by the coding sequence ATGCTTCACAGAAACACCAAAGGTCTGGATCTTCCAATCGCCGGCGAGCCCGAGCACCGAATTGACACAGCCTCGCCGGCGCATCAGGTGGCCCTGCTGGCCGCCGACTACCCGGGTATGCGCCCGACCATGCACATGCGGGTCGGGGACGAGGTTCGTCGAGGCCAACTCCTTTTCGAAGACAAGAAGACCTCCGGGGTTCGATATACCTCGCCGGCCTCGGGCCGGGTGACGGCCATCCACCGGGGGGAGCGGCGCGCCTTTCAGTCATTGGTCATTCAACTGGACGCCTCCGAGCTGGGCGGCCGCGCCGACAGTGTCACCTTCAGCGCCTATACCGGACGGCACCCCGGCTCCCTCACCAGGACCGAAGTCCAGGAACTACTGCTCGAATCCGGCCTCTGGACGGCGTTGCGGGCCCGGCCCTTCGGCAGGGTGGCCAACCCGGCCGAAACCCCGCGCTCGATCTTCGTCACCGCCACGGACAGCAACCCTCACGCGCTTCCTGCCCGCCTGGCGCTGGAAGGACAGGAGGCGGCCTTCGAACGGGGACTGCGGACCGTGGCCAGGCTGACCCAAGGGCCGGTCTTCATTTGCGAGAGCCCGGCGAGCGGGTTCCCCGTTCCTTCCGACTCCCAGTTCCGCCGGGAGGAGTTCAGAGGACCTCATCCTTCCGGCACCGTCGGCTTCCACATTCACACCCTCGACCCGGTAGACAGGAATCGCCTGGTCTGGCACTTGAACTTCCAGGACGTGGTGGAAATCGGCAGACTTTTCGCTGACGGACAGTTGCACCCGGAGCGGATCATCTCTCTGGCTGGCCCCTCGGTCCGGCAGCCCCGTCTGCTCAGGACGCGATTGGGCGCCTCCACCAGGGATCTCACCCAGGGAGAGTTGACCGAAGGAGAGTCCCGCATTATCTCGGGATCGGTCCTTTCCGGCCGGACTGCCTCGGGCGAGGCGTTCGGCTTTCTGGGACGCTATCATCAACAAGTATCCGTTCTCCCGGAAAACCGCTCCCGGGAGTTCCTGGGATGGCTTTCGCCCGGGGTCAACCGCTATTCCACCATCAACACCTACCTCTCCAAGCTGATACCGGGCAGGAAATTCCGCTTCACCACCTCGACCAACGGATCCTCCAGGGCCATGGTTCCCATCGGGATGTACGAGCGCGTCTTCCCCTTCGACATCCTTCCCACTTTCGTACTGAGGGCCCTGCTGGCGGGCGATACCGAGAAGGCCGTAGAACTGGGCTGCCTGGAGCTGGATGAAGAGGACCTGGCCTTGTGTTCCTTCGTCTGCCCGGGCAAGGTCGAGTACGGCCCCCTCTTGCGACAGGTTCTGACCACTATCGAGAAGGAAGGCTGA
- a CDS encoding NADH:ubiquinone reductase (Na(+)-transporting) subunit B — protein MKILRTILDSQAKHFHKGGALERAYPFYEALDTFLFTPGQVTKGGSHVRDGLDLKRMMVTVVISLIPAVFMAMYNTGLQAHRAISQGALPLETWQTAVMIQLGLGGFDPGDPMACMLHGALYYLPVLLVTFLIGGHCEALFAVIRKHEINEGFLVTGMLFPLTLPPTIPLWQVALGIAFGVIVGKEIFGGTGMNILNPALTARAFLFFAYPAEISGNKVWVAAQTSADGVSGATWLAEAATLGHQVLLEGLSWWDAFLGLIPGSMGETSTLGCLIGALILIVTKVGSWRIMLSVVLGSLAASTLLNAIASDTNPLLAVPFGWHVVLGGWAFGAVYMATDPVSASHSNTGKYIYGLCIGVLAILIRVVNPAYPEGMMLAILFVNLFAGLIDYFVVQANVKRRRARYAA, from the coding sequence ATGAAGATCCTGCGCACCATTCTGGATTCACAGGCCAAGCACTTTCACAAGGGCGGAGCTCTGGAACGCGCCTATCCCTTCTACGAAGCGCTCGACACCTTTCTGTTTACGCCGGGACAGGTCACCAAGGGCGGCTCCCACGTCCGGGACGGACTCGACCTGAAGCGCATGATGGTGACGGTGGTCATCTCTCTCATTCCCGCGGTGTTCATGGCCATGTACAACACCGGCCTGCAGGCCCATCGGGCCATCTCCCAGGGGGCCCTCCCCCTGGAGACCTGGCAGACGGCGGTGATGATCCAATTGGGGCTGGGCGGGTTCGACCCGGGCGACCCAATGGCCTGCATGCTGCACGGTGCGCTCTACTACCTTCCCGTGCTGCTGGTCACCTTCCTGATCGGGGGCCACTGCGAGGCTCTTTTCGCTGTCATCCGCAAGCACGAAATCAACGAGGGGTTCCTGGTGACGGGAATGCTCTTCCCCTTGACCCTGCCGCCAACCATACCCTTGTGGCAGGTGGCCTTGGGCATTGCCTTCGGCGTGATCGTCGGCAAGGAGATCTTCGGGGGGACGGGAATGAATATCCTGAACCCGGCACTGACGGCCAGGGCCTTCCTCTTCTTTGCCTATCCCGCCGAGATTTCGGGAAACAAGGTCTGGGTAGCGGCACAAACCAGCGCCGACGGCGTCAGCGGGGCGACCTGGCTGGCCGAGGCGGCTACCCTGGGGCATCAAGTGCTCCTGGAGGGACTGAGCTGGTGGGACGCCTTCCTGGGTCTGATCCCCGGGTCCATGGGCGAAACCTCGACCCTGGGGTGTCTCATCGGAGCCTTGATTCTGATCGTGACAAAGGTGGGCTCCTGGCGCATCATGTTGAGTGTGGTGCTGGGCTCCCTGGCGGCCTCGACCCTTCTCAATGCCATCGCCTCCGACACCAATCCCCTGCTGGCGGTTCCCTTCGGTTGGCACGTGGTCTTGGGGGGGTGGGCCTTCGGCGCAGTCTACATGGCCACCGACCCGGTCTCGGCTTCCCACTCCAACACCGGGAAGTACATATACGGTCTGTGCATCGGGGTCCTGGCTATCCTGATCCGGGTGGTCAACCCGGCCTACCCCGAGGGAATGATGCTGGCCATTCTCTTCGTCAATCTGTTTGCCGGCCTGATCGACTACTTCGTGGTTCAGGCCAACGTCAAGCGCAGGAGGGCCCGCTATGCAGCATAG
- a CDS encoding Na(+)-translocating NADH-quinone reductase subunit C — MQHSVGYTILFAGLICVACAVLVSSSAVSLSEMQQANAALDKRKNVLLAAGLARPTERLDAAQVQERFRVVKPVVVDLQSGEEVPDIDPSAFDQRKARNDPDSSREAPPNDSSISRLPNHAVVYQVLNDSGELQMVVLPIEGYGLWSTLYGFLSLDADTRTVRGLTYYQHGETPGLGGEVDNPRWKARWPGRLAFDGAGQTVIEVIKGQAGPPEEDPHRVDGLAGATITSRGVTNMLRFWLGENGFGPFLKRLRDTRKSS, encoded by the coding sequence ATGCAGCATAGCGTCGGCTACACCATTCTCTTTGCCGGCCTGATTTGCGTCGCCTGCGCCGTGCTGGTCTCTTCCTCGGCGGTGTCGCTCAGCGAAATGCAGCAGGCCAACGCGGCCCTGGACAAACGCAAGAACGTCCTGCTGGCGGCAGGCCTGGCTCGACCCACCGAAAGACTGGACGCCGCACAGGTTCAGGAACGATTTCGGGTGGTGAAGCCGGTGGTCGTCGACCTGCAGTCCGGAGAGGAGGTTCCGGACATCGACCCCTCTGCCTTTGACCAGAGGAAAGCCCGCAACGATCCCGACTCCAGCCGTGAAGCCCCGCCCAACGACTCGAGCATCAGTCGTCTGCCCAATCACGCCGTGGTCTACCAGGTTCTCAACGACTCCGGGGAACTGCAGATGGTGGTGCTCCCCATCGAGGGATACGGGCTCTGGTCCACGCTTTACGGCTTCCTGTCCCTGGATGCCGATACCAGGACGGTGCGGGGGCTCACCTACTACCAACACGGCGAGACCCCCGGATTGGGAGGCGAGGTCGACAATCCCCGCTGGAAGGCCCGCTGGCCCGGCCGGCTCGCCTTCGACGGCGCCGGTCAAACGGTGATCGAAGTGATCAAGGGGCAGGCCGGTCCTCCCGAGGAGGATCCTCATCGGGTTGACGGACTGGCCGGCGCCACCATTACCAGCCGGGGCGTCACCAACATGCTGCGGTTCTGGCTGGGAGAAAACGGATTCGGACCCTTTTTGAAGAGACTTCGCGACACCCGCAAGTCATCCTGA
- a CDS encoding NADH:ubiquinone reductase (Na(+)-transporting) subunit D — protein MAGPGRKALLDPLFENNPIALQVLGICSALAVTTKMETSVVMCGAVIFVLTFSNFFVSLLRNNIPSSIRIIVQLTIISSLVIIADQFLKAYLYDISKQLSVFVGLIITNCIIMGRAEAFAMQNRPSLSIMDGLGNGFGYSLILLATGFFRELLGSGKLFGHTVFPLATEGGWYSPNGLMTLSAGAFFIIGGFIWALRVWKHDQVEEEG, from the coding sequence ATGGCAGGTCCCGGGCGCAAGGCGCTACTCGATCCACTCTTTGAAAACAATCCCATCGCTCTGCAGGTGCTGGGGATCTGTTCGGCCCTGGCCGTGACCACCAAGATGGAGACCTCGGTGGTGATGTGCGGGGCGGTGATCTTCGTTCTGACCTTTTCCAACTTCTTCGTCAGCCTGCTTCGCAACAACATCCCCAGCTCCATCCGCATCATCGTGCAGCTGACCATCATTTCGTCCCTGGTGATCATCGCCGATCAGTTCCTGAAGGCCTACCTCTACGACATCAGCAAGCAACTTTCGGTGTTCGTGGGTTTGATCATCACCAATTGCATCATCATGGGGCGGGCTGAAGCCTTCGCCATGCAGAATCGGCCCAGCCTGAGCATCATGGACGGCCTGGGCAACGGCTTTGGTTACAGCCTGATACTGCTGGCCACCGGCTTCTTCCGGGAACTGCTGGGGTCCGGAAAACTCTTTGGCCACACCGTGTTCCCCCTGGCGACGGAGGGAGGGTGGTACTCGCCCAACGGATTGATGACGTTGTCGGCCGGCGCATTTTTCATTATCGGCGGCTTCATCTGGGCGCTGCGTGTCTGGAAGCACGACCAGGTGGAAGAGGAGGGCTGA
- the nqrE gene encoding NADH:ubiquinone reductase (Na(+)-transporting) subunit E encodes MEHYLGLAVKTIFVENMALAFFLGMCSFLAVSKKINTAFGLGLAVIFVLTVTVPINNLLFKYALTEGALAWLHPDLAGYDLSFLGFLCYIGTIAAMVQIVEMTLDRFVPTLYAALGVFLPLIAVNCAILGASLFMVERDYNFGESVVFGLGSGIGWFLAVVALASIRERMRYSNVPPALRGLGMTFILTGLMAIGFMAFGGIQL; translated from the coding sequence CTGGAACATTATCTCGGTCTGGCCGTCAAGACGATTTTTGTGGAGAACATGGCCCTGGCCTTCTTTCTGGGCATGTGCTCTTTCCTGGCGGTATCCAAGAAGATCAACACCGCTTTCGGCCTGGGCCTGGCGGTGATCTTCGTGCTCACGGTGACGGTGCCGATCAACAACCTGCTGTTCAAATACGCCCTCACGGAGGGGGCTCTGGCTTGGCTCCATCCCGATCTGGCCGGCTACGACCTTTCCTTTCTGGGATTCCTCTGCTACATCGGAACCATTGCCGCCATGGTCCAGATCGTGGAGATGACCCTGGACCGCTTCGTACCCACCCTCTACGCGGCACTGGGAGTCTTCCTGCCCCTGATTGCCGTCAACTGCGCCATTCTGGGCGCTTCCCTCTTCATGGTGGAGCGGGACTACAACTTCGGTGAGAGCGTGGTATTCGGACTGGGTTCCGGGATCGGCTGGTTCCTGGCGGTGGTGGCTCTGGCCTCCATCCGGGAAAGAATGCGCTACAGCAATGTTCCCCCGGCGCTGAGGGGGTTGGGCATGACCTTTATCCTGACCGGCCTGATGGCCATCGGATTCATGGCTTTTGGAGGCATTCAGCTCTAG
- the nqrF gene encoding NADH:ubiquinone reductase (Na(+)-transporting) subunit F: protein MTVTVILGVIMFTVVILSLVVVLMVAKSKLVAGGEVNIVINDDADNTIQVPAGGTLLGALAARKIFIPSACGGKGSCGVCKVDVFEGGGAMLPTEPPHITRREAREGCRLSCQVKVKQDLKIGVPPEVFSVRQWRCKVRSNHNVATFIKELVLELPVGEEVPFRAGGYIQITCPPHTVGYRDFEIEEEFRQDWDRFNLWEIQSTVEEPVDRAYSMANYPEEKGIIMLNIRVATPPPRSPKGTPPGKMSSYTFGLKPGDDVTISGPFGEFFAKDTEAEMVFIGGGAGMAPMRSHIFDQFRRLNTQRKVSFWYGARSLREAFYLDDFNQIQAENSNFKWHLALSEPLPEDQWTGYTGFIHQVLYDNYLKDHPAPEDIEYYICGPPPMMNACFKMLDDLGVEPENIAFDDFGG, encoded by the coding sequence ATGACTGTGACTGTGATTCTGGGCGTGATCATGTTCACCGTGGTCATCCTTTCGCTGGTGGTGGTGCTGATGGTCGCCAAGAGCAAGCTGGTGGCCGGCGGCGAAGTCAACATCGTGATCAACGACGATGCCGACAACACCATTCAGGTGCCCGCGGGAGGGACCCTGCTGGGCGCCCTGGCGGCCCGTAAGATCTTCATTCCGTCGGCCTGCGGTGGCAAGGGGAGCTGCGGCGTATGCAAGGTGGACGTCTTCGAGGGCGGCGGCGCCATGCTGCCCACCGAGCCCCCCCATATCACCCGCAGGGAGGCTCGGGAAGGGTGCCGGCTCTCCTGTCAAGTCAAGGTCAAGCAGGACCTGAAGATCGGTGTCCCGCCAGAGGTGTTCAGCGTTCGCCAGTGGCGCTGCAAGGTGCGTTCGAACCATAACGTGGCCACCTTCATCAAGGAGCTGGTGCTGGAGCTGCCTGTCGGCGAAGAGGTGCCCTTCCGCGCCGGAGGATACATCCAGATCACCTGTCCACCCCACACCGTCGGATACAGGGACTTCGAAATCGAGGAAGAGTTCCGCCAGGACTGGGACCGGTTCAATCTGTGGGAGATTCAGTCCACGGTGGAGGAGCCCGTGGACCGAGCCTACTCCATGGCCAACTATCCGGAGGAAAAGGGGATCATCATGCTCAATATCCGGGTGGCCACCCCGCCTCCCCGCAGCCCCAAGGGAACGCCTCCGGGAAAGATGTCCTCCTACACCTTCGGTCTGAAGCCGGGCGACGACGTCACCATCTCAGGCCCCTTCGGCGAGTTCTTCGCCAAGGACACCGAGGCGGAAATGGTCTTCATCGGCGGCGGCGCCGGCATGGCCCCCATGCGCTCCCACATCTTCGATCAGTTTCGCCGCTTGAACACTCAGCGGAAGGTCAGCTTCTGGTATGGAGCCCGCAGCCTCCGCGAGGCCTTTTACCTCGATGACTTCAACCAGATCCAGGCTGAAAATTCCAACTTCAAATGGCACCTGGCCCTGTCGGAACCCCTGCCCGAGGACCAGTGGACCGGCTACACCGGTTTCATCCATCAGGTCCTCTACGACAACTACCTCAAGGACCACCCCGCCCCGGAAGACATCGAGTACTATATCTGTGGTCCCCCCCCGATGATGAATGCCTGCTTCAAGATGCTGGATGACCTGGGGGTAGAGCCGGAGAACATCGCCTTCGACGACTTCGGCGGCTAG